Genomic DNA from Candidatus Rhabdochlamydia sp. T3358:
GACCACTTGGCCTTTTTCTTGAAAAGCTAATAGACAAACCCCATCTTCTACTTCAATTTGCATCTCTTCTGTCAATTCGACATTTTCGGCGATAAAACAAGAATTACCTTTTAGGGTGATTGTGCATTTTTCATGGTAAGAGATCTGGTCTTTCCAATAGATATTAGAAGGGGTGCGATCAATCCCTTGGTTTTTTATTCGAACATTACTTAAACGGCATCTACCGAGCTGTTGAGAATAGACTAAGCGATCTTCTACATAATGCCCTATTACATGCTCAGCAATAATGTGGAGTACTCCGTCTAAATAGAGATTTTCTAATTGCACCTCAGCTATTTCTAAGCGCAACTCACTTCCCCAAGTCATGTGTCCAGATTGGATTTTTTGAGCAATAATCGTGTATAGAGGACCTAGAGCAGGATGGTATTGAAACAAAGTAGAAGGACCTTTAGTAATATACTCTTGATGAGAAGAAAATACAGGTAGCGAAAAATCACATCGATTTTTTAATAGATCGTATCCATTATACAAAACATCATAAAAACAGCCTTCTGGTGTCTCTAATAAAGAATTTGTTTTTGTAGATTTTTTCTTTACTGTAGAAATGGTTTTATGTCTTAAGTTATAGCTCAAAAAAGAATCTAACTCATCTATTTGACTAGCAGAAAAGCACTCAGCGATATTTTGCATCATTGATTCTAGCCTAGCAATTTCGCACTCTTCGAGATGCCCTTCCTTATTGATAAAACAGGTTTTTTTCTGATTAACAAGCATCCCGGGAATAGGGCATTTCTTAGTGACTTCTTCAATCGCTTTTAAATCAGCAAATAAAATATTTGTATTGGAAAAAAAACGTGAATAAGAACTTCCCTCTTTTAAAGGAAGGTCTTTCATTTGGTATTTTTCAAGATCACAATACTCAATATTTGTTATGCAATACTGCTTTTTTTCATTTACACAGAGTACATTAATCCCTTCTGCGGCTTCCAATAAACGCAAACAAGAGGCAAAGCCAAACTGTTTATTTTTCTGATAACCAATTCCACAAAATGCAAGCAGCCCATAATCAACAGAAGCTACTGGATTATTAATCTGCCGAATTAAAATTTTGGTATACCCTTGCAAGGCAAGCCAAGCAAAGATCTTTTGCTCAATCGCTGTTTTCCATAGCATTCCATGGCCACCTGGCTTTCTTAAAATACGGCTATTTTGCGTTTGTAACCACTTCCCCTTGCCATTTAATGCAGGCACAAGCGGCTGTTGAAAAAAACGAAAAAAGTCTTTAGAACGACCAAACCATTTGTTTTGCTTGCAGATGGATAAAATGTGAAGATGATTATTTTTTTCTTCAGAGGTCATCATAGCAACAGGTGTGATAAGCTGTTTAGCAAATAGTTTAAAGTAGAGATACTCCTTTGCTTGAAGATCGCGAATTAATCCTTCTAATAAGCTTCTACCACAAAATTCTAGTTTTGCAGCAGGAAGAGAAGAATGAGTTGCTGTATCCATCAGCTGCAATCGGTCAGCTGCTCCTCCTACAGGATAAATTTCCGCTAAAAAGGGAAGTGCATAAAGCCCTTCTAAGATATACTTACAAGTTAAAGAGTCCTCTTGTGCTATATTCACATCTTCTGGTTGCTCATAGCTCTTATATTCATGGGATAGCGTGTCATTTGAAAGCAATGATAACATCATGGCGTGATAACCAACTATTCCCCCAATGGATTGATAAAAAGATTCAACCGGATAGAGATCTTCTAAAAGATTTTGTATATGTTTTTTGTCGAGTGGGTAAAAAAGATGATCCTGGTTAATCACTAGAATGGACTTCAAAATCAGCTGATCTT
This window encodes:
- a CDS encoding UTP--glucose-1-phosphate uridylyltransferase → MIADQEIFCALANKLKLCKNDQERLKLLKRPLPKAIDLPLTVKDQLILKSILVINQDHLFYPLDKKHIQNLLEDLYPVESFYQSIGGIVGYHAMMLSLLSNDTLSHEYKSYEQPEDVNIAQEDSLTCKYILEGLYALPFLAEIYPVGGAADRLQLMDTATHSSLPAAKLEFCGRSLLEGLIRDLQAKEYLYFKLFAKQLITPVAMMTSEEKNNHLHILSICKQNKWFGRSKDFFRFFQQPLVPALNGKGKWLQTQNSRILRKPGGHGMLWKTAIEQKIFAWLALQGYTKILIRQINNPVASVDYGLLAFCGIGYQKNKQFGFASCLRLLEAAEGINVLCVNEKKQYCITNIEYCDLEKYQMKDLPLKEGSSYSRFFSNTNILFADLKAIEEVTKKCPIPGMLVNQKKTCFINKEGHLEECEIARLESMMQNIAECFSASQIDELDSFLSYNLRHKTISTVKKKSTKTNSLLETPEGCFYDVLYNGYDLLKNRCDFSLPVFSSHQEYITKGPSTLFQYHPALGPLYTIIAQKIQSGHMTWGSELRLEIAEVQLENLYLDGVLHIIAEHVIGHYVEDRLVYSQQLGRCRLSNVRIKNQGIDRTPSNIYWKDQISYHEKCTITLKGNSCFIAENVELTEEMQIEVEDGVCLLAFQEKGQVVFQKRPLIPSEGIWDYKIEEDTIALQETGALSESL